One Polynucleobacter sp. MWH-Spelu-300-X4 genomic window carries:
- the lptB gene encoding LPS export ABC transporter ATP-binding protein: MTSTLSASGLQKRYGTRTVVKNVGLEVKSGEVVGLLGPNGAGKTTSFYMIVGLVPLDGGEINLNGQEISHLPIHERAKLGLSYLPQEASVFRKLNVEENIQAVLELQEVDGQALSKQEIQNRLEQLLQELQIGHLRKNPAMSLSGGERRRVEIARALASQPKFILLDEPFAGVDPIAVGEIQRIVRFLKDRQIGVLITDHNVRETLGICDHAYIISDGTVLAAGEPESIIDNEAVRKVYLGENFKM; encoded by the coding sequence ATGACATCTACATTATCAGCATCAGGCCTTCAAAAACGGTACGGCACACGTACCGTTGTTAAAAATGTAGGGTTAGAGGTTAAGAGTGGCGAAGTGGTTGGTTTGCTAGGTCCTAACGGCGCTGGCAAAACCACCTCTTTTTATATGATTGTTGGTTTAGTCCCTCTTGATGGCGGTGAAATTAATTTAAATGGCCAAGAAATTAGCCATCTCCCGATTCATGAAAGAGCCAAACTCGGTCTATCTTATTTACCTCAAGAAGCTTCTGTTTTTAGAAAACTCAATGTTGAAGAAAATATTCAAGCCGTTTTGGAATTACAAGAAGTCGATGGTCAAGCTCTTTCAAAACAAGAAATTCAGAACCGCTTAGAGCAGCTACTACAAGAATTACAAATCGGGCACTTGAGAAAAAATCCAGCCATGTCATTATCTGGTGGAGAAAGACGACGCGTTGAAATTGCTAGAGCCCTAGCATCACAACCTAAATTTATTTTGCTAGATGAGCCATTTGCTGGGGTAGACCCAATTGCTGTTGGTGAAATTCAGAGAATTGTTAGATTTTTGAAAGATCGTCAAATCGGCGTTTTAATTACTGATCATAATGTTCGTGAAACATTGGGAATTTGTGATCACGCCTACATCATTAGCGATGGAACTGTGCTGGCTGCTGGTGAACCTGAAAGCATTATTGATAACGAGGCAGTTAGAAAAGTTTACCTTGGTGAAAATTTCAAGATGTAG
- the rpoN gene encoding RNA polymerase factor sigma-54, whose amino-acid sequence MKASLNLRFSQNLALTPQLQQSIKLLQLSALELEQELIQAAETNPLIEYEPPMDRAATEPIIQLSHRSTNSIKSNSDWDEDDDRFTRLSAPQSLLDHLIDQIRVMRLSNVEKSLVGLLAGNLDEKGLLPITLDELAEEISDEIDLEDGSPKEQLTRALARLQHLEPPGVGARDLGECLKLQLEALPEKDKLEKVWAYAHKICSDHIDLLASRDWVRLKKILKASDAELNAAVVAIKNLKHNPAAEFEQGTETTLIPDVIVKKTTHGWQVIPNPDAQPKISIHEEYAKVIKNNKNREGGDNLAQKLQEARWLVKNVLQRSETILKVAKAIVDRQQNFFNHGEIAMRPLVLREIADTLNLHESTISRVTTQKYMATPLGTYEFKYFFGSQVSTDTGGSVSSTAIRAVIKQLVDEEDANKPLSDTQIVDLLATKGFVIARRTIAKYRESLRIPAVHLRRK is encoded by the coding sequence ATGAAAGCAAGTCTCAACCTAAGGTTTTCACAGAACCTAGCTCTTACACCACAACTACAGCAGTCGATTAAGCTTCTGCAGCTATCAGCCCTTGAGCTAGAGCAAGAACTCATTCAAGCCGCAGAAACAAACCCCCTCATTGAATATGAGCCCCCAATGGATCGAGCTGCTACCGAACCAATCATTCAGCTGTCTCACCGCAGCACCAATTCAATCAAGAGTAATTCGGATTGGGATGAAGATGACGACCGATTTACGAGGTTATCAGCGCCACAAAGCCTCCTAGATCATCTCATCGACCAAATTAGGGTCATGCGTTTATCCAACGTAGAAAAGAGCTTGGTAGGCCTTTTAGCGGGTAACTTGGATGAGAAAGGCCTCCTACCAATAACGCTAGATGAATTGGCCGAAGAAATCTCTGATGAGATTGATCTAGAAGATGGCTCTCCAAAAGAACAATTAACTAGAGCGCTTGCTAGACTGCAACACCTAGAGCCTCCTGGCGTTGGAGCGAGAGACCTAGGCGAATGCCTCAAGCTCCAACTAGAGGCCCTACCTGAAAAAGATAAATTAGAGAAAGTTTGGGCGTATGCCCACAAGATATGTAGTGACCATATTGATTTATTAGCTAGCAGGGACTGGGTTCGACTTAAAAAAATACTAAAAGCTTCAGATGCTGAGCTCAATGCAGCAGTGGTAGCCATTAAAAATTTAAAACATAACCCCGCTGCAGAGTTTGAACAAGGCACAGAGACCACCCTCATCCCCGATGTGATCGTCAAAAAAACTACTCACGGATGGCAAGTCATACCCAACCCCGATGCACAACCCAAAATTAGCATCCATGAGGAGTATGCAAAGGTTATTAAAAATAATAAAAATAGAGAAGGTGGAGATAACCTAGCCCAAAAACTACAAGAGGCTAGATGGCTTGTTAAAAATGTGCTACAAAGAAGCGAAACCATATTAAAAGTAGCTAAAGCTATCGTGGATAGACAACAAAATTTCTTCAATCATGGTGAAATCGCCATGAGGCCATTGGTTTTACGAGAAATTGCAGATACCTTGAATCTGCATGAATCCACTATTTCAAGAGTCACCACTCAAAAATATATGGCCACACCCTTAGGTACTTATGAATTTAAGTACTTCTTTGGCAGCCAAGTCAGTACAGATACTGGCGGATCAGTCTCATCAACAGCCATCAGAGCGGTCATAAAACAATTAGTTGACGAAGAAGATGCCAACAAACCTCTCTCAGACACACAAATCGTAGATTTACTTGCGACCAAAGGGTTTGTAATTGCCAGAAGAACAATTGCTAAATACAGGGAATCTCTACGCATCCCTGCAGTTCATTTGCGTAGAAAATAA
- the hpf gene encoding ribosome hibernation-promoting factor, HPF/YfiA family, producing MNLKISSHHVEITPAMRSHLENKLSRISLHFDQVISVSVILSINNEKEKDLHNHAEITLHLKGKDLFAEAHHSDMYHAMDMVVDKLDRQVLKHKEKVQAHHHQTIKNT from the coding sequence ATGAATCTAAAAATTAGCAGTCATCACGTAGAAATAACCCCCGCTATGCGCTCACATTTGGAAAATAAGCTGTCGCGCATTTCGCTCCATTTCGACCAAGTAATTTCAGTTTCGGTCATTCTGTCAATTAATAATGAAAAAGAGAAGGATCTTCACAATCACGCTGAAATCACCCTACATCTAAAGGGGAAAGATCTTTTTGCCGAGGCTCATCATAGCGATATGTACCATGCGATGGACATGGTGGTTGATAAATTAGACAGGCAAGTTCTGAAACATAAGGAAAAAGTTCAAGCCCATCACCATCAAACTATTAAAAACACTTGA
- a CDS encoding PTS sugar transporter subunit IIA, which yields MNALTQLITPNNIVLDIDVSSQEELFQFAGKLFEGLYGLSSELVRSCLQDRENLGSTGLGSGIAIPHGRVKNLSEAHLGFIRLKNGIDFKSPDGIPVRVLVLMLVPEQATQSHLEILSQVAQVLSDTRTKELLFTETKLENIHQLLTAWKK from the coding sequence ATGAATGCCTTGACCCAACTAATTACCCCCAACAATATCGTTTTAGATATTGACGTATCTTCACAAGAAGAACTTTTTCAATTTGCAGGCAAGTTATTCGAAGGCCTTTATGGGCTTTCTTCAGAACTAGTACGCTCATGCCTGCAAGATAGAGAGAATTTAGGTTCAACAGGCCTTGGTAGCGGGATTGCCATCCCACACGGCCGCGTCAAAAACTTATCTGAGGCTCATTTAGGATTTATTCGTTTAAAAAATGGCATTGATTTCAAATCCCCTGACGGCATTCCTGTCAGAGTATTAGTTTTAATGTTAGTTCCAGAACAAGCAACACAAAGTCATCTTGAAATATTGTCACAAGTAGCTCAGGTTCTATCTGATACACGTACAAAAGAGTTACTATTTACGGAAACCAAACTAGAGAACATTCATCAATTGCTGACAGCCTGGAAAAAATAA
- the hprK gene encoding HPr(Ser) kinase/phosphatase encodes MTQPLNLAGVTAQSLFDDNSSELKLSWIAGLEGADKNFDPEAVKLASSSSDLVGHLNLIHPDRMQVFGIPEVNYYEKLDPENRKRQLAGLISLKPPCLIVADGCDPHDDIILYCQRSSTPLFKSAISAATVIDHLRSYLTKIGAPRLTMHGVFMDILGMGVLITGDSGLGKSELGLELISRGHGLVADDAVDFARLGPDYIEGRCPPILRDLLEVRGLGLLDIRTIFGETAVRRRMKLRLIVQLVRRTDGEFERLPIEGQSIDVLGIPIRSVKIQVAAGRNLAVLVEAAVRNTILQLRGIDTLKEFMERQRKLMSADEPNKNQGRLI; translated from the coding sequence ATGACCCAGCCTCTAAATTTAGCGGGTGTAACAGCCCAATCGTTATTTGACGATAACTCATCTGAATTGAAGTTAAGTTGGATTGCGGGACTGGAAGGCGCTGACAAAAATTTTGACCCTGAAGCAGTTAAGCTTGCCTCATCATCTTCCGACTTGGTAGGCCACTTAAATTTAATTCACCCAGACAGAATGCAAGTTTTTGGCATTCCAGAAGTGAACTATTACGAGAAATTAGATCCTGAGAATAGAAAACGTCAGCTAGCGGGGCTCATCTCCCTAAAACCACCCTGTCTCATCGTAGCCGATGGTTGCGACCCGCATGATGACATTATTCTTTACTGCCAAAGATCTTCCACACCTTTATTTAAATCAGCCATCTCAGCAGCAACGGTTATTGACCACCTGCGCTCTTATCTAACAAAAATAGGTGCGCCACGCTTAACCATGCATGGCGTATTTATGGATATTTTAGGTATGGGGGTTTTGATTACTGGTGACTCAGGGCTAGGTAAAAGTGAATTAGGCTTAGAACTTATCTCTAGGGGTCATGGTTTAGTGGCTGATGATGCCGTCGACTTTGCACGCTTAGGGCCTGATTACATTGAAGGTCGCTGCCCGCCCATACTAAGAGATTTGCTTGAAGTACGTGGCCTAGGCCTATTAGATATTCGAACTATTTTTGGCGAAACTGCTGTTCGTAGACGCATGAAATTAAGACTCATCGTTCAACTGGTTCGTAGAACTGATGGTGAGTTTGAGCGCCTACCAATCGAAGGCCAATCTATCGACGTTTTAGGCATTCCGATTAGAAGTGTAAAGATTCAAGTTGCGGCAGGCCGAAACTTAGCGGTTCTAGTAGAAGCTGCGGTACGCAATACTATTTTGCAGTTGCGCGGCATTGATACTCTTAAAGAGTTCATGGAGCGCCAAAGAAAGTTAATGAGCGCTGACGAACCTAATAAAAATCAAGGTCGCCTAATCTAA